A region from the Falco peregrinus isolate bFalPer1 chromosome 19, bFalPer1.pri, whole genome shotgun sequence genome encodes:
- the LOC101911741 gene encoding keratin, type II cytoskeletal cochleal-like — protein sequence MFAQNFISIGSGGVTKSLSTAAATMPVNRSSFSSMSVSRSSSGGMGRITSGFGSRSLHNLGANKRISMGGGYRSARPGYSYGSGHGALAYRVGGAGFGFGRGCGPGGIQEVTVNQHLLVPLNLEIDPNMQRVRQEEKDQIKTLNNKFASFIDKVRFLEQQNKVLETKWSLLKDQKTVKNSLEPMFDAYISNMRRQLEALGGDRLRLSSELKAMQDTVEDFKIRYEEEINKRTTAENDFVLLKKDADAAYVNKVDLGTKVDALADEVNFLRALYEAELSQMQSQISDTSVVLSMDNNRNLDLNSIIAEVKAQYEDIANRSRAEAESWYQSKYEELQLMAGRHGDDLHNTKMEISEMNRVIQRLHSEIDSVKKQCTSLQMAIADAEQRGELALKDAKHKLAELEDALQKAKADLARQLREYQELMNVKLALDIEIATYRKLLEGEESRLAGEGVGAVNISVVSSRSGCGGGSTLGLGSGFGNRLSVGGSGAGSSSGSCLAGGFSSAEGSSSSMRFVSKSTTKSSYRS from the exons ATGTTTGCCCAGAATTTCATCAGCATTGGGTCAGGAGGAGTCACTAAGAGTCTCAgtactgctgctgccaccatgCCTGTTAACCGAAGCAGCTTCAGCTCCATGTCCGTGTCCCGCAGCAGCAGTGGGGGCATGGGACGGATCACCAGTGGTTTTGGCAGCAGGAGCCTTCACAACCTAGGGGCAAACAAGAGGATTTCCATGGGTGGAGGGTATCGTTCTGCTAGACCAGGATACAGCTATGGGTCAGGTCACGGCGCGCTGGCATACAGAGTTGGTGGagctgggtttgggtttggacGAGGATGTGGTCCTGGAGGTATTCAAGAGGTCACAGTCAACCAACACCTCTTGGTACCTCTTAACTTGGAGATCGACCCCAACATGCAGAGAGTGCggcaggaggagaaggaccAGATCAAAACCCTCAACAACAAATTTGCCTCCTTCATCGACAAG GTGCGGTTCCTGGAGCAACAAAATAAAGTACTGGAGACCAAATGGAGCCTCCTGAAAGACCAAAAAACCGTGAAAAATAGCCTTGAACCTATGTTTGACGCATACATCAGCAACATGAGGAGACAGCTCGAGGCGCTAGGAGGGGATCGGCTGCGGCTCAGCTCAGAGCTGAAGGCGATGCAGGATACTGTTGAAGACTTCAAGATCAG GTATGAAGAGGAGATCAACAAGCGCACAACTGCAGAGAATGACTTTGTTTTGCTCAAGAAG GATGCAGATGCTGCCTACGTGAACAAGGTGGACCTAGGGACCAAGGTGGATGCGCTGGCAGATGAGGTGAACTTCCTGCGAGCCCTCTACGAAGCA GAGCTGTCTCAGATGCAGTCCCAGATCTCCGACACCTCCGTGGTGCTGTCCATGGACAACAACCGAAACCTGGACCTCAACAGCATCATCGCCGAGGTCAAAGCACAGTACGAGGACATCGCCAACCGGAGCCGGGCAGAGGCAGAGTCCTGGTACCAGAGCAAG tACGAGGAGCTGCAGCTCATGGCTGGCCGGCATGGGGACGACCTCCACAACACCAAGATGGAGATCTCAGAGATGAACCGCGTGATCCAGCGGCTCCACTCAGAAATCGATAGTGTAAAGAAACAG TGCACCAGTTTGCAGATGGCCATCGCCGATGCCGAGCAGCGTGGGGAGCTGGCCCTCAAAGATGCAAAGCACAAACTGGCCGAGCTGGAGGATGCTCTGCAGAAAGCCAAGGCTGACCTGGCCCGGCAGCTGCGCGAGTACCAGGAGCTGATGAACGTCAAGCTGGCCCTGGACATCGAGATCGCGACCTacaggaagctgctggagggCGAGGAGAGCAG GCTGGCTGGAGAAGGCGTTGGTGCAGTGAATATTT CTGTGGTCTCATCCAGGAGCGGCTGCGGAGGTGGGAGcacgctggggctggggtcaggctTCGGCAACAGGCTCAGCGTGGGGGGCAGCGGTGCCGGCTCCAGCAGTGGGAGCTGCCTGGCCGGGGGATTCAGCTCTGCTGAGGGAAGCAGCTCAAGCATGAGGTTTGTATCAAAAAGCACCACCAAGAGCAGCTATCGGAGCTAA
- the LOC101914968 gene encoding keratin, type II cuticular Hb4-like, whose translation MGYRGLGYSSSRSLSGVAHSRTTAVAGRRGCGFGAASTGLGCGGAGFGYRAGGVFRPRTITPITINEQLLQPLTLELDPNVQTVKFQEKEQIKALNNKFASFIDKVRFLEQQNKVLETKWSFLQGQNPYKNSIVPTLEAYIGYLKKQLEALGSNRAQLETDLKTAQQGLETNKKTYKDERSQRTSTEREFVALKKDADCFFLNKAELEAKVESLKEEAEFLRTFYKEEIHQLRAQIADSSVVVQMGHSQDLDVDGITADIKARYEDGARRSRAEAQAWHESKFEELRATAGRNADSLRETKPRIAELNRVVQRLDGEVKSAKDQRCKLETAVADAEQRGEMTLKDAKQKLAELEDALQKAKADLARQSCEYQELMNVKLALDIEIVTYRKLLEVEESRLGAEGFPVSISETQLCSPFAAACGSQGGLPYTPEPGFASAHGSANRNTCWTSSTALSCCDGVSRGTSCSHMTEGSVTKSARANM comes from the exons ATGGGCTACCGTGGCTTGGGTtactccagcagcagaagcctcAGTGGGGTGGCACACTCCAGGACCACGGCAGTGGCTGGAAGACGTGGATGCGGCTTTggtgcagccagcacagggctTGGCTGCGGAGGCGCTGGCTTTGGCTACAGGGCTGGTGGGGTCTTCAGGCCACGCACCATCACACCCATCACCATCAACGAGCAACTGCTCCAACCGCTCACACTGGAGCTCGACCCCAACGTGCAAACGGTGAAGTTCCAGGAGAAAGAGCAGATCAAGGCCCTCAACAACAAATTTGCTTCTTTCATTGACAAG GTTCGATTTCTGGAACAGCAGAACAAGGTGCTGGAGACCAAGTGGAGCTTTCTGCAGGGTCAAAACCCCTACAAGAACAGCATCGTGCCCACGTTGGAGGCTTATATCGGTTACTTGAAGAAGCAGCTGGAAGCACTGGGGAGCAACAGAGCCCAGTTAGAAACAGACCTGAAAACTGCACAGCAGGGTTTGGAAACCAACAAGAAAAC GTACAAGGATGAGCGCAGCCAGCGGACGAGCACCGAGAGGGAGTTTGTTGCCCTGAAGAAG GACGCggactgttttttcttaaacaaagcagagctggaagccaAGGTGGAAAGCCTGAAAGAAGAGGCTGAATTCCTGAGAACGTTCTACAAGGAG GAAATCCACCAGCTGCGGGCCCAGATCGCAGATTCCTCAGTGGTCGTGCAGATGGGCCACAGCCAAGACCTTGATGTGGATGGCATCACTGCGGACATCAAGGCTCGGTACGAGGACGGTGCCCGCAGGAGCCGGGCAGAAGCACAGGCGTGGCATGAGAGCAAG tttgaggAGCTGCGAGCCACTGCAGGCAGAAATGCTGACAGCCTGCGAGAGACGAAACCCAGGATAGCTGAGCTGAACCGGGTAGTGCAGAGGCTGGACGGAGAAGTCAAAAGCGCCAAGGACCAG CGCTGCAAGCTGGAAACTGCTGTGGCCGATGCGGAGCAGCGTGGGGAAATGACCCTCAAGGATGCAAAGCAGAAACTGGCCGAGCTGGAGGATGCTCTGCAGAAAGCCAAGGCTGACCTGGCCCGGCAGAGCTGCGAGTACCAGGAGCTGATGAACGTCAAGCTGGCCCTGGACATCGAAATCGTCACCTATAGGAAGCTGCTGGAGGTCGAGGAGAGCAG GCTCGGTGCAGAAGGCTTCCCCGTCAGCATCT CTGAAactcagctctgctctccttttGCAGCTGCTTGTGGTTCGCAGGGAGGTCTCCCCTACACCCCGGAGCCTGGCTTTGCAAGTGCCCATGGATCAGCCAACAGAAACACGTGCTGGACCAGCAGCACGGCGCTGAGCTGCTGTGATGGCGTTAGCAGGGGCACAAGTTGCTCCCACATGACGGAGGGATCTGTGACCAAGTCAGCCAGGGCCAACATGTGA